In Pseudorasbora parva isolate DD20220531a chromosome 9, ASM2467924v1, whole genome shotgun sequence, the sequence CACTCGTTTGCACCAACGTCATACGCCACTGTTCCTGCGTCACTAATCATCAATATAAGGTCTGTTTGAAACATTCCAAAACGTGGGTTGTCATTTAGGATGCCCGGCAGCAAACCCTCTTCATCCTCGTCTTCATAATCCGCCGTTGCTCCTTCCTTTCTGTGCGATGACCTTTTGACCCTATGTAGCAGTCCTTTCTGTGCATCCTTGATAAGCTGGAGCTCCTTCTTGAGCTCCTGATTCATCTTGATCAGTTTGTGACCCTCGACTTTCTCTTTAAAGTAACTTGTGGGCATAAGACGGAAACGTACGCAGTGTAGAAGTTCCGGGAGGTCTTTCAGTCTCTCATTTATGTCATACTCCACCCAGTCCATGAGAGATTCAAACACTGACTCTTCTCGTTCCACATTCAGAGAGTCACATGTGATGATAGCCGCCAACTCGCTGGGACCCAGCTGATGGAAGTCTTGGTCCCGAATGATGAGGGGATACCGGTCGCAGATGAAGTCCCGTGCCTCCATGGCCAAACGTGGACAGTCTAGCAACAGTCCCAGTCTAAAGATGGCCAGACAGTTACTGAGAACTAGCTTCTGCTGCAGatacgtcacacacacactgaagattGATGGAATCTGGTACATGTTGGCTGCCATAAAAATGTCTTGGACGTTCTGCTCAGTTAGGTTGATATCCGAGGTGTATATGTACCTCAGGATCATTTCCATGATCCCAGGTTCGATGTCTTTTAGAACAATTTCCCGATTTTTGCTCTCTTCTAGGTCTGACAGGAACATGGCTTTGAAGTAAGGGCTGCTAGCGGCTAGTACTAGCCGATGGCAAGGAAACTCTTTGTCTCtgatcttcagaacacagtccACAAACTTGTTAGCATCTAGGAGATCACAGAGCCCATCTTGTAGGAGCGTTTGCTGGTACATCCGCGGCTCTGTCACTGGGTCCACTGACATGGAAGCCATCTTGTTATGGTTTGATGTGATATGTCAGTAGGAGGGAGGGATGTCCTATTCCTCTCCCACTGCAGAACTGAACTGACTGTATTAACACTGTTACTCTAAAAGAGAAATGGCGGAGGATGTGCTGCTTTTGTGTGGCCTCCTTCTTCAGCTgtttctgtctgtccatctataTATAGAAATTCGCAAATGAACCACACTTAGGTCCTGAAATTCAACCTGTCCCTCCCTCCCCCCTGCCAAACAGATCATGCCAACAGCTGACATGTTGCTCACTGGGACTACTAAGGGACTACATAAGATCTTACGCAAAAGGGCAGTATATTGCCACAAGAtgtgaaaatgtaaaagttGAAAAGAAGAGTTACAGAGAGAAACAAAAGATGGAAATCAGACCAGATTTGTCTACCTGTTGCTTTGAGAGATAATGTCCACCCCTCTAGTGGAGTTACTTAGGGTCATGGGCTTatacatcatatatatatatatatatatatatatatatatatatatatagcatcaATTGAGAGAAACTAGCAATGCCAATATTTAAATTTGCAACATTTATAATTGGTTTTATTATTTTCAAAGAACAGTAGAAAAGTGACAGGAAAGAACATGTCCCAGGCTAGACTTCAACGTCCTTATGAGCACAATAGCACTTTATTTGTAATAGTTACAACATAATTTATGATGTTACTGTAGTgctttgtaatttttttccaaatggaACGAAGTGGAAATGGCAGGGAGAAGAGGAATGCTGAAATGACAAGAGCTGGATTTAAACATGTGTCACTTACAGGACTGCCATGGCTTAATGTTTGAGCTCATGCATTAACCACT encodes:
- the klhl40a gene encoding kelch-like protein 40a → MASMSVDPVTEPRMYQQTLLQDGLCDLLDANKFVDCVLKIRDKEFPCHRLVLAASSPYFKAMFLSDLEESKNREIVLKDIEPGIMEMILRYIYTSDINLTEQNVQDIFMAANMYQIPSIFSVCVTYLQQKLVLSNCLAIFRLGLLLDCPRLAMEARDFICDRYPLIIRDQDFHQLGPSELAAIITCDSLNVEREESVFESLMDWVEYDINERLKDLPELLHCVRFRLMPTSYFKEKVEGHKLIKMNQELKKELQLIKDAQKGLLHRVKRSSHRKEGATADYEDEDEEGLLPGILNDNPRFGMFQTDLILMISDAGTVAYDVGANECYMASTSTEIPKNHCSLVTKENQIFVAGGLMYSEENKEQPFSSYFLQFDPMSSEWLGMPSLPNPRCLFGLAEAENSIYVVGGKELKEGERALDSVMIYDRQSFKWGESDPLPYAVYGHGIVSNEGLVYVIGGKTESKKCLRRVCVYDPTKFEWKDLAPMKTARSLFGAAVYKNKIYVVTGVTDNGLTSSVEVYDIANNSWSEFVEFPQERSSLNLIELGGCLYAVGGFAMMPKETTEKLEPTEMNDIWKFDEEENCWNGILREIRYAAGATVLGARLNTLRLTKM